TTATCCCTGTATCCAGTGTACAAATAGCCGGCGTTTCATACCACAACTTGGGAGAAGCCGGTTTAGAATATTTGGCAGAAATGGCGGAAGATGGACAGACACGGGTTCTTACCACACTGAACCCTGCAGGAATGGATCTCGACGAATGGAAGAAACATGGTATTTCATCCGACTTTGCTGAGAACCAGCAACGAGTTGTAGAAGCATTCTCACGAATGGGTGTGGTTACTACGTGTACATGTACACCCTACCTGATAGGAAATCTACCCCACTATGGAGAAAACATTGCGTGGGCTGAATCATCAGCCGTGTGTTTTGCAAATTCTGTAATTGGAGCTCGGACGAATAGGGAAGGCGGGCCTAGTGCCTTGGCTGCTGCCCTTACTGGTAGAACGGCTGAATATGGATTCCATCTGGAGGAAAATAGACAAGCAGAAGTCAGATATGATGTCCAAGCCAAAATCGAGAATAATGATGATTTTGGCCTGCTTGGTGAAGTAATAGGAAAGAGAACAAGGAAGGAAATACCCTACATTACGGGAATAAACGACGCAACAACTGACCAGCTCAAATCCTTCTGTGCATCAATCGCTACTTTTGGCGGGATAGCACTATTCCATATGGAGGGAATCACACCTAACAGAACACAGATTCCATCCCGCACAGAGGTCGTTACTGAGGGGGATATGGAAGAGGCCAGATTACGGCTCGATGACAAAGATGCTGAAATCGACTTTATCAGCATAGGCTGTCCACATGCCAGCATCAAGGAAATTGAGAAAGTTGCTGAATTACTTGATGGGAAGAAAGTTGCAGATGGAAAAACGGTCTGGATTACCACCGCGAAGCCAACTAAAGATTTGGCCACGAAAATGGGATACTATGACACAATAGAGGAGGCTGGAGCGTTTCTTGTTAGCGACGCTTGCTGTGCCGTTGCACCATTGAAGGGGCGGTTTACAGGGTTGATGACAGATTCAGCGAAGGCCTGTTTCTATGCCAGGGGCAAAAACAACTTCAAGACGGAAATCAGAAAAGTAGAAGAATGCATTAAGGAGGCGGTAGAATGAAACTACAAGGAAGGAAGATATTCAAGGGAAAAGCTGAGGGGGAAGCACTCGTAACCAGTGACGATATCAGTT
Above is a window of Candidatus Thorarchaeota archaeon DNA encoding:
- a CDS encoding aconitase X catalytic domain-containing protein, coding for MGLELTEQEYAMIAGEYGNATQKAMQIITTLGEIYGAERLIPVSSVQIAGVSYHNLGEAGLEYLAEMAEDGQTRVLTTLNPAGMDLDEWKKHGISSDFAENQQRVVEAFSRMGVVTTCTCTPYLIGNLPHYGENIAWAESSAVCFANSVIGARTNREGGPSALAAALTGRTAEYGFHLEENRQAEVRYDVQAKIENNDDFGLLGEVIGKRTRKEIPYITGINDATTDQLKSFCASIATFGGIALFHMEGITPNRTQIPSRTEVVTEGDMEEARLRLDDKDAEIDFISIGCPHASIKEIEKVAELLDGKKVADGKTVWITTAKPTKDLATKMGYYDTIEEAGAFLVSDACCAVAPLKGRFTGLMTDSAKACFYARGKNNFKTEIRKVEECIKEAVE